From a single Nymphaea colorata isolate Beijing-Zhang1983 chromosome 4, ASM883128v2, whole genome shotgun sequence genomic region:
- the LOC116253449 gene encoding 21 kDa protein-like produces MNFLPLSRSVIILSVTILTITNLELAYGDTMFNQTQNSTEFIRASCNVTLYPSLCFKSLEHFAHMVDSSSMNLAHAALSVSLVHLDQALVIISRMRFMAMSAGEAGALRDCIDNLADSVDEMQRSMREFRRLGSRAGNMRFQISNIQTWVSAALTDEDTCFDDFGGVDGSITFTVRRMMRKIERLTSNSLALFNKFADDVIQGLIH; encoded by the coding sequence ATGAatttcctccctctctctagatCTGTAATCATATTGTCTGTCACCATCCTCACCATTACAAATCTAGAGTTGGCTTATGGAGACACCATGTTCAACCAGACTCAAAACAGCACAGAGTTCATCAGGGCTTCTTGCAATGTCACCCTCTACCCCAGCCTCTGCTTCAAATCCCTGGAACATTTTGCTCACATGGTAGATAGCAGCTCAATGAACCTAGCCCATGCTGCTCTATCTGTGAGCCTAGTCCATCTTGACCAGGCACTGGTCATAATATCCAGGATGCGGTTCATGGCTATGAGCGCAGGAGAAGCAGGGGCTCTTAGAGACTGTATAGATAATCTCGCGGATTCGGTTGATGAGATGCAGAGGTCGATGCGAGAATTCAGGCGCCTAGGCAGCCGGGCGGGCAACATGAGGTTTCAGATCAGCAACATACAGACTTGGGTGAGCGCGGCGCTCACTGACGAGGACACGTGCTTTGATGACTTCGGCGGCGTCGATGGGAGCATCACGTTTACTGTGAGGAGGATGATGAGGAAGATTGAAAGGCTGACCAGCAATTCCTTGGCACTCTTCAACAAATTTGCAGATGATGTGATTCAAGGATTGATCCATTAG
- the LOC116253530 gene encoding non-specific lipid transfer protein GPI-anchored 7-like: MEAGAGGRAMVVMTMVLVVATMTGSHRRGVGVQAQLDCPSKLVSCADPISNTSIKPGKECCSALADAVKNDLKCLCDVYNSSSIFQSLNINVTRALEVPRLCGVSGDPSRRKSGSDNKQGNGALRLTWSLKPLWALGLFWMSLIMI; this comes from the exons ATGGAGGCGGGAGCAGGAGGAAGAGCCATGGTGGTGATGACGATGGTGCTGGTGGTGGCGACGATGACGGGATCCCACAGAAGAGGGGTCGGCGTGCAGGCACAGCTGGACTGTCCTTCGAAGCTGGTATCTTGTGCGGATCCCATCAGCAACACGTCGATTAAGCCGGGGAAAGAATGCTGCAGCGCCCTCGCCGACGCTGTCAAGAACGATTTGAAGTGCCTCTGCGACGTCTATAACAGTTCCAGCATCTTCCAGAGCCTCAATATCAACGTTACTCGGGCTCTCGAGGTCCCCAGGCTGTGCGGCGTCTCTGGCGACCCCAGCCGTCGCAAGTCCG GTTCAGATAATAAGCAGGGGAATGGAGCATTGAGGTTGACATGGTCATTGAAGCCTTTGTGGGCGCTTGGTTTATTCTGGATGTCACTCATCATGATTTGA
- the LOC116253256 gene encoding 21 kDa protein-like has protein sequence MNYLPLSRSVIILSVTILSITNLELAYGDTMFNQTQNSTEFIRASCNVTLYPSLCFKSLEHFANMIDSSSMNLAHAALAVSLVHLDQALVIISRMRFMAMSAGEAGALRDCIDNLADSVDEMQRSMREFRHLGSGAGNLRFQISNIQTWVSAALTDEDTCFDDFGGVDGSITFTVRRMMRKIERLTSNSLALFNKFADDVIQGLIH, from the coding sequence ATGAATtacctccctctctctagatCCGTAATCATATTGTCTGTCACCATCCTCAGCATTACAAATCTGGAGTTGGCTTATGGAGACACCATGTTCAACCAGACTCAAAACAGCACAGAGTTCATCAGGGCTTCTTGCAATGTCACCCTCTACCCCAGCCTCTGCTTCAAATCCCTGGAACATTTTGCTAACATGATAGATAGCAGCTCAATGAACCTAGCCCATGCTGCTCTAGCTGTGAGCCTAGTCCATCTTGACCAGGCACTGGTCATAATATCCAGGATGCGGTTCATGGCTATGAGCGCAGGAGAAGCAGGGGCCCTTAGAGACTGTATAGATAATCTCGCGGATTCGGTTGATGAGATGCAGAGGTCCATGCGAGAATTCAGGCACCTAGGCAGCGGGGCCGGCAACCTGAGGTTTCAGATCAGCAACATACAGACTTGGGTGAGCGCGGCTCTCACTGACGAGGACACGTGCTTCGATGACTTCGGCGGCGTCGATGGGAGCATCACGTTTACTGTGAGGAGGATGATGAGGAAGATTGAAAGGCTGACCAGCAATTCCTTGGCACTCTTCAACAAATTTGCAGATGATGTGATTCAAGGATTGATCCATTAG